The proteins below come from a single Gossypium raimondii isolate GPD5lz chromosome 2, ASM2569854v1, whole genome shotgun sequence genomic window:
- the LOC105787748 gene encoding putative U-box domain-containing protein 50, with product METQVEKVYVAVGNDVRDGYKTLAWTLRRWSFQPFTIVLLHVTYNISTDFVYTPFGKLPASAVSEEKLEILKKYEQEKTEKLMSKYIAFCGKVKAEILKVEKYDQPIHKLIVDLMSGLEIGKLVMGITFMKSSSWRSKSAISGAFYVHQYKPDFSELYIICGGKLVVLNGNINEGLMEDDGGGFMVAKIKEKPSIKSLLGRIFCERRKCSSLPSTNQDSVKDRWDNNVEELESYFQQLLSLNLDEESDMLQANPMESDTPESTNSNMNDEEKMEAVQCKIDEAHEAILLKKKEAKADVERHAKAKSAIDLCNAKAEELETQIKEEVTHRLEIKNVLDIEKEKLFEVKREVEESKNRLNSLKELQVELSNKLQKSSQARANAVAQLEMAAVTRAKMVMEIEELRRQRDVFQRRIEFCREKDALRMVARSNELRCGYREYMAEDIRLATDDFSERLRLKVSGDWSNVYRGRINHSTVAIKMLNSVNGMSQEDFQAKVRLLNDLRHPHLVALTGFCSELTCIIYEYMHNGSLRDILFTPQRSCRKINRNRVLCWYGRIRIASEVCSGLGYLHSAKPRPIVHGHLTTSNILLDRDLVAKISGFGLRQHHDHYDIRLDIRAFGVLLMHMLTGRNWAGLIEDATVEDQAALIKVLDEKAGKWPSDLAVELAKISMKCMSVCRGANPDLQIATVMEELHELKKKADELRARGGFEVVSNENVNSEDSNEAPSVFLCPIIQEVMKNPHVAADGFSYELEAIEEWLKMGHDTSPMTNLCLKHTFLTPNHTLRSLIHEWQNKGANLPC from the exons ATGGAAACACAAGTGGAGAAGGTCTATGTTGCAGTTGGGAACGATGTAAGAGATGGATATAAAACGTTGGCTTGGACGCTAAGAAGATGGAGTTTTCAACCATTCACCATAGTCCTCCTTCATGTTACTTACAACATTTCCACTGATTTTGTTTATACCCCAT TTGGAAAACTTCCAGCAAGTGCAGTGAGTGAAGAGAAGCTGGAAATATTGAAGAAATATGAGCAAGAAAAGACTGAAAAGTTAATGTCCAAGTACATAGCTTTTTGTGGAAag gTAAAAGCTGAGATATTAAAAGTTGAGAAATATGATCAACCTATCCACAAGCTCATAGTAGATTTGATGTCAGGTCTTGAAATTGGCAAACTTGTAATGGGAATCACATTCATGAAATCCTCATCATG GAGATCAAAGAGTGCAATAAGTGGAGCATTCTATGTTCATCAATATAAACCTGATTTTAGTGAGCTATACATTATATGTGGGGGAAAACTAGTGGTCCTCAATGGGAACATCAATGAAGGGTTGATGGAAGATGATGGAGGAGGGTTCATGGTcgcaaaaataaaagaaaaaccaagcATTAAAAGCTTGTTAGGAAGAATTTTCTGCGAACGCCGAAAATGTTCGTCCCTTCCGTCAACAAACCAAGATTCGGTGAAGGATCGGTGGGACAATAATGTGGAAGAGCTTGAAAGCTATTTCCAGCAATTGTTGTCTTTGAATTTGGATGAAGAGAGTGATATGTTACAAGCTAATCCAATGGAGTCAGATACACCAGAAAGCACTAATTCCAACATG AATGATGAAGAAAAAATGGAAGCTGTGCAATGTAAGATAGATGAAGCACATGAGGCTATtcttttgaagaagaaagaagctAAGGCTGATGTTGAAAGACATGCAAAAGCTAAATCGGCTATAGATTTATGCAATGCCAAG gcTGAGGAACTCGAAACTCAGATAAAAGAAGAGGTCACCCACCGGTTAGAGATTAAGAACGTATTGGACATTGAAAAAGAGAAACTCTTTGAAGTTAAAAGAGAAGTTGAAGAGAGCAAAAATAGGCTTAATTCACTTAAGGAACTTCAAGTTGAACTATCAAATAAACTTCAGAAATCAAGTCAAGCAAGAGCAAATGCTGTGGCTCAGTTAGAAATGGCTGCAGTTACAAGAGCTAAGATGGTGATGGAAATCGAGGAATTGAGGCGACAAAGGGATGTTTTTCAACGTAGGATTGAGTTTTGTAGAGAGAAAGATGCACTCAGAATGGTTGCACGATCAAACGAGTTAAGATGTGGTTACAGAGAGTATATGGCCGAGGATATTAGATTGGCAACTGATGATTTTTCGGAGCGTTTGCGATTAAAAGTGAGTGGAGATTGGTCGAATGTTTATCGAGGACGAATCAATCATTCAACGGTTGCGATCAAGATGCTCAATTCTGTTAATGGAATGTCCCAAGAAGACTTTCAAGCTAAG GTGAGGCTTCTTAATGACTTAAGACATCCACATTTGGTTGCTCTAACGGGATTCTGCTCGGAGCTGACATGCATAATCTATGAATACATGCACAATGGTAGCTTGAGAGACATTTTATTTACCCCCCAAAGGAGCTGTAGGAAAATAAACAGAAACCGAGTCCTTTGTTGGTATGGACGGATCCGAATAGCTTCCGAGGTTTGCTCGGGCTTGGGCTACTTGCACTCGGCAAAGCCAAGGCCCATAGTTCACGGTCATCTAACCACATCCAACATCCTCCTAGACCGCGACCTAGTTGCAAAGATTAGCGGCTTTGGCTTGAGACAGCACCATGATCACTATGATATAAGATTGGATATTCGAGCTTTTGGGGTTTTATTGATGCATATGTTAACTGGGAGGAATTGGGCGGGCCTGATCGAAGATGCGACAGTGGAGGACCAGGCAGCACTCATTAAGGTCTTGGATGAGAAAGCAGGGAAATGGCCTTCGGACTTGGCAGTAGAACTTGCAAAAATATCTATGAAATGCATGTCGGTGTGCCGAGGGGCGAACCCAGATTTGCAGATTGCAACAGTAATGGAAGAACTACATGAGCTGAAAAAGAAAGCTGATGAACTGAGGGCTAGAGGGGGATTTGAAGTGGTAAGCAATGAGAACGTAAACAGTGAAGACTCAAATGAGGCACCAAGTGTTTTCCTCTGCCCCATAATCCAG GAAGTGATGAAAAATCCACATGTGGCAGCTGATGGGTTTTCATATGAATTGGAAGCCATAGAAGAATGGCTGAAGATGGGGCATGATACTTCTCCCATGACAAATTTGTGTCTTAAGCACACATTCCTGACCCCAAATCACACCCTTCGTTCCCTCATCCATGAATGGCAGAACAAAGGAGCAAATTTGCCTTGTTGA